A section of the Thunnus albacares chromosome 6, fThuAlb1.1, whole genome shotgun sequence genome encodes:
- the LOC122983699 gene encoding rap1 GTPase-activating protein 2-like isoform X7: MLERMQDDYIPYPRIEDVLEKGGPYPQVILPQFGGYWIEDAEAPAGTPSSSESSFCEEEDGGEGMSPGGGHSHRLECNSTARAYRKHFLGKEHMNYYCTGSSIGNLIMSLKHEEGEGQEFLRIMLRSRTKTVHDRISLSGINQLPSVPQIAKLLCDDATGLKFNPVLYPRGSQLIVAYDEHEVNNTFKFGVVYQKFGQTSEEELFGNNEETPAFKEFLSILGGNIELQDFKGFRGGLDVSHGQTGSESVYTVFRQREIMFHVSTKLPFTEGDVQQLQRKRHIGNDIVAAVFQEESTPFVPDMIASNFLHAYVLVQVENPCTENTTYKVSVTAREDVPPFGPPLPNPAVFKKGPEFRDFLLTKLINAENACYKSDKFAKLEGRTRAALLDNLHDELHRQSQATLGLGQAGEEDKLENGGHGGLLETFKRAMRVRSHSMETMVGSHRHRSPGVGGGVPASLSGGGLPQSTSECTKSTFTPPALSAKSPLKSPVKRRSGLFPRLHSSTETPDKHTRSSDQKLAEICPLSQEVRSETSSNPSSPEICPNKERPFIKLKECSSGRPNISRSSSSTSSFSSTTGETEALEELETASHPSIASSSAFSPSLSVDTQGSGTPVIMCRSPTEGKNKTSPRSNLKFRFDKMSHSSTASE, translated from the exons ATGCTGGAGAGAATGCAG gatgACTATATACCCTACCCACGAATAGAAGAT GTCCTGGAGAAAGGTGGTCCATACCCCCAGGTAATCCTGCCACAGTTTGGGGGCTACTGGATTGAGGATGCGGAGGCTCCAGCTGGGACCCCGTCCTCCTCAGAGTCCAGTTTCtgtgaggaggaagatggaggagagggCATGAGTCCCGGTGGGGGGCACAGCCACCGCCTGGAGTGTAACAGCACAGCCCGCGCATACCGCAAACACTTCCTAGGgaag GAACACATGAACTACTACTGTACTGGCAGCAGCATAGGCAACCTCATCATGTCTCTGAAACACGAGGAGGGTGAGGGACAGGAATTCCTACGCATCATGCTCAG GTCGAGGACCAAAACAGTCCATGATAGGATCTCTTTATCAGGCATCAACCAGCTGCCCAGTGTACCTCAGATTGCAAAG ctgctgtgtgacgACGCCACAGGACTGAAGTTCAACCCGGTCCTGTACCCTCGG GGATCTCAGTTGATAGTGGCTTATGACGAGCATGAGGTGAACAACACCTTTAAATTTGGAGTCGTCTACCAGAAGTTTGGACAG aCGTCAGAGGAAGAGTTGTTTGGGAACAATGAAGAGACCCCGGCGTTCAAGGAGTTTCTCAGTATCCTGGGTGGCAATATTGAACTTCAGGATTTTAAAGG GTTCCGCGGTGGGCTGGATGTGTCCCATGGACAGACAGGCTCTGAATCTGTCTACACTGTcttcagacagagagagattatGTTCCACGTGTCAACCAAGCTTCCCTTCACCGAGGGAGACGTTCAGCAG CTCCAGAGGAAAAGGCACATAGGAAATGACATCGTGGCAGCAGTCTTCCAGGAAGAGTCCACACCGTTTGTCCCAGACATGATCGCCTCCAACTTTCTGCATGCTTATGTGCTGGTGCAGGTTGAGAACCCATGTACAGAGAACACGACATACAAG GTGTCTGTTACAGCGAGGGAGGATGTGCCTCCTTTTGGACCCCCTCTTCCAAACCCAGCTGTCTTTAAGAAG GGTCCTGAGTTCCGAGACTTCTTGCTGACAAAGCTGATCAATGCCGAAAACGCCTGCTACAAATCTGACAAATTCGCCAAACTAGAG GGGCGAACGCGAGCTGCACTGCTGGACAACCTCCACGATGAGCTGCACAGACAGAGTCAGGCTACGCTGGGTCTGGGCCAGGCGGGAGAGGAGGACAAGCTGGAGAATGGGGGGCACGGGGGTCTGCTGGAAACCTTCAAG agAGCCATGCGTGTCAGGAGTCACTCCATGGAGACCATGGTGGGGTCTCACCGCCACAGGAGCCCCGGCGTAGGAGGTGGGGTCCCAGCCAGCCTGAGCGGAGGAGGACTGCCGCAGAGCACCAGCGAGTGCACAAAGAGCACTTTCACT CCCCCAGCATTGTCAGCCAAGTCTCCCTTGAAGAGTCCAGTGAAACGGCGTTCAGGACTCTTCCCTCGTCTCCACTCCAGCACAGAAACcccagacaaacacacacgcag cAGTGACCAAAAGCTTGCCGAGATCTGCCCACTTTCCCAGGAAGTGAGGTCAGAGACATCATCCAATCCCAGCTCACCTGAGATCTGCCCCAACAAAGAGAG GCCGTTTATCAAACTGAAGGAGTGCAGCAGCGGCAGACCGAACATCTCACGTTCTTCATCCAGCACCAGCAGCTTCAGCAGCACCACGGGAGAAACAGAAGCGCTGGAAGAACTAGAGACA GCCAGCCACCCCTCCATAGCGTCCTCCTCTGCCTTTAGTCCTTCCCTCAGCGTCGACACCCAGGGATCAGGTACGCCCGTCATCATGTGCCGCAGTCCCACAG AGGGTAAAAATAAGACGTCACCGAGGTCAAACTTGAAGTTCCGATTTGATAAAATGAGCCACTCATCCACAGCT tcTGAGTAG
- the LOC122983699 gene encoding rap1 GTPase-activating protein 2-like isoform X2: MSQTGGRFHNKKAGIRAAVILIGLLHKSRKAKEKEREREREESEGKQELLNISNVPLGECPPSPPRTAPPSMKSAEFFDMLERMQDDYIPYPRIEDVLEKGGPYPQVILPQFGGYWIEDAEAPAGTPSSSESSFCEEEDGGEGMSPGGGHSHRLECNSTARAYRKHFLGKEHMNYYCTGSSIGNLIMSLKHEEGEGQEFLRIMLRSRTKTVHDRISLSGINQLPSVPQIAKLLCDDATGLKFNPVLYPRGSQLIVAYDEHEVNNTFKFGVVYQKFGQTSEEELFGNNEETPAFKEFLSILGGNIELQDFKGFRGGLDVSHGQTGSESVYTVFRQREIMFHVSTKLPFTEGDVQQLQRKRHIGNDIVAAVFQEESTPFVPDMIASNFLHAYVLVQVENPCTENTTYKVSVTAREDVPPFGPPLPNPAVFKKGPEFRDFLLTKLINAENACYKSDKFAKLEGRTRAALLDNLHDELHRQSQATLGLGQAGEEDKLENGGHGGLLETFKRAMRVRSHSMETMVGSHRHRSPGVGGGVPASLSGGGLPQSTSECTKSTFTPPALSAKSPLKSPVKRRSGLFPRLHSSTETPDKHTRSDQKLAEICPLSQEVRSETSSNPSSPEICPNKERPFIKLKECSSGRPNISRSSSSTSSFSSTTGETEALEELETASHPSIASSSAFSPSLSVDTQGSGTPVIMCRSPTEGKNKTSPRSNLKFRFDKMSHSSTASE; encoded by the exons TCTGCAGAGTTCTTCGATATGCTGGAGAGAATGCAG gatgACTATATACCCTACCCACGAATAGAAGAT GTCCTGGAGAAAGGTGGTCCATACCCCCAGGTAATCCTGCCACAGTTTGGGGGCTACTGGATTGAGGATGCGGAGGCTCCAGCTGGGACCCCGTCCTCCTCAGAGTCCAGTTTCtgtgaggaggaagatggaggagagggCATGAGTCCCGGTGGGGGGCACAGCCACCGCCTGGAGTGTAACAGCACAGCCCGCGCATACCGCAAACACTTCCTAGGgaag GAACACATGAACTACTACTGTACTGGCAGCAGCATAGGCAACCTCATCATGTCTCTGAAACACGAGGAGGGTGAGGGACAGGAATTCCTACGCATCATGCTCAG GTCGAGGACCAAAACAGTCCATGATAGGATCTCTTTATCAGGCATCAACCAGCTGCCCAGTGTACCTCAGATTGCAAAG ctgctgtgtgacgACGCCACAGGACTGAAGTTCAACCCGGTCCTGTACCCTCGG GGATCTCAGTTGATAGTGGCTTATGACGAGCATGAGGTGAACAACACCTTTAAATTTGGAGTCGTCTACCAGAAGTTTGGACAG aCGTCAGAGGAAGAGTTGTTTGGGAACAATGAAGAGACCCCGGCGTTCAAGGAGTTTCTCAGTATCCTGGGTGGCAATATTGAACTTCAGGATTTTAAAGG GTTCCGCGGTGGGCTGGATGTGTCCCATGGACAGACAGGCTCTGAATCTGTCTACACTGTcttcagacagagagagattatGTTCCACGTGTCAACCAAGCTTCCCTTCACCGAGGGAGACGTTCAGCAG CTCCAGAGGAAAAGGCACATAGGAAATGACATCGTGGCAGCAGTCTTCCAGGAAGAGTCCACACCGTTTGTCCCAGACATGATCGCCTCCAACTTTCTGCATGCTTATGTGCTGGTGCAGGTTGAGAACCCATGTACAGAGAACACGACATACAAG GTGTCTGTTACAGCGAGGGAGGATGTGCCTCCTTTTGGACCCCCTCTTCCAAACCCAGCTGTCTTTAAGAAG GGTCCTGAGTTCCGAGACTTCTTGCTGACAAAGCTGATCAATGCCGAAAACGCCTGCTACAAATCTGACAAATTCGCCAAACTAGAG GGGCGAACGCGAGCTGCACTGCTGGACAACCTCCACGATGAGCTGCACAGACAGAGTCAGGCTACGCTGGGTCTGGGCCAGGCGGGAGAGGAGGACAAGCTGGAGAATGGGGGGCACGGGGGTCTGCTGGAAACCTTCAAG agAGCCATGCGTGTCAGGAGTCACTCCATGGAGACCATGGTGGGGTCTCACCGCCACAGGAGCCCCGGCGTAGGAGGTGGGGTCCCAGCCAGCCTGAGCGGAGGAGGACTGCCGCAGAGCACCAGCGAGTGCACAAAGAGCACTTTCACT CCCCCAGCATTGTCAGCCAAGTCTCCCTTGAAGAGTCCAGTGAAACGGCGTTCAGGACTCTTCCCTCGTCTCCACTCCAGCACAGAAACcccagacaaacacacacgcag TGACCAAAAGCTTGCCGAGATCTGCCCACTTTCCCAGGAAGTGAGGTCAGAGACATCATCCAATCCCAGCTCACCTGAGATCTGCCCCAACAAAGAGAG GCCGTTTATCAAACTGAAGGAGTGCAGCAGCGGCAGACCGAACATCTCACGTTCTTCATCCAGCACCAGCAGCTTCAGCAGCACCACGGGAGAAACAGAAGCGCTGGAAGAACTAGAGACA GCCAGCCACCCCTCCATAGCGTCCTCCTCTGCCTTTAGTCCTTCCCTCAGCGTCGACACCCAGGGATCAGGTACGCCCGTCATCATGTGCCGCAGTCCCACAG AGGGTAAAAATAAGACGTCACCGAGGTCAAACTTGAAGTTCCGATTTGATAAAATGAGCCACTCATCCACAGCT tcTGAGTAG